From the Equus przewalskii isolate Varuska chromosome 19, EquPr2, whole genome shotgun sequence genome, one window contains:
- the LOC103541129 gene encoding histone H4 — translation MSGRGKGGKGLGKGGAKRHRKVLRDNIQGITKPAIRRLARRGGVKRISGLIYEETRGVLKVFLENVIRDAVTYTEHAKRKTVTAMDVVYALKRQGRTLYGFGG, via the coding sequence ATGTCTGGTCGCGGCAAAGGCGGAAAAGGACTGGGAAAAGGGGGTGCTAAGCGCCACCGGAAGGTCTTGCGGGATAACATCCAGGGCATCACCAAGCCGGCCATCAGGCGTCTGGCCCGCCGTGGCGGCGTTAAGCGCATTTCTGGCCTTATCTACGAGGAGACCCGCGGGGTGCTCAAAGTGTTCCTGGAAAACGTGATCCGAGACGCGGTCACCTACACCGAGCACGCCAAGCGCAAGACCGTTACTGCCATGGACGTGGTTTACGCGCTCAAACGCCAGGGTCGCACTCTTTACGGCTTCGGTGGTTAA